GAGTTTTTTAACAACAACCAATTCTTTGGTCTGTTGAACATCTTTTCAGGTGGTGGACTCACTAACCTGTCGATCGTGATGCTTGGTGTTGGTCCGTTTATTACGGCATCGATCATCATGCAGCTTTTGACGGTAATGTCGCCAAAGCTCAAGAGCCTCTACACTGAAGAAGGAGAGGCGGGGCGTGCACGCTTTACACAGTACAGCCGTATGCTCACTTTGCCACTTGCGATCTTGCAAGGCTTCGGTTTCCTTACTCTTTTGCAGAGTCAGGGAGTGATCACAGACCTGACTCAGTTCCAGATGGCAACAAACATCATACTGATCGTAGCTGGTTCAATGCTCCTCATGTGGATCGGTGAGTTGGTAACTGAGTACGGTGTTGGTAATGGTGTGTCCATCATTATCTTCGCTGGTATCGTGGCAACTCTGCCATCGACAGCGAGTCAACTCTTATTCGGATATCAGGCTACAGAGCTGCCGTTCTATGTTGGCTTTGGTGTTGTCGCTCTTGCGATCATCTACGCTGTCGTGGTCATGACTGAAGCAGAGCGACCAGTGCCGATCACCTATGCGAAGCAGAGTCGTGGGGGAGCGACCTATGGAAAGAGTCAGTCATACCTGCCAATGCGTCTCAATCAGGCTGGTGTGATTCCGATCATTTTCGCCCTCTCGATCATTCTCTTCCCGCAGATGGTGCTCAATATCTTGTCAGCGATAATGACTGGTGAGCCATGGGTAGAGACTGCAACGCTGATGGTGAACAACTTTATGGCTAATCAGTGGGCATACGGAGGCGTCTACTTTGTGCTCGTGTTCCTCTTCACCTTCTTCTACACTGCAGTCACCTTTGACCCAGATTCTGTGGCAAAGAACTTGCAGCGAAGCGGTGGATTCATTCCTGGTATTCGTCCAGGCGGACACACAGCAGAATACCTTGGTAATCTCGTTACCCGACTTACCTTGGTGGGTGCGCTCTTTCTTGGTGCGATCGCGGTACTCCCAGTGGGTATGCAGATCGCTACCGGTAAGCCACAGCTCGCGATCGGTGGTACTGCGGTACTCATTGTGGTATCGGTGGTGCTTGACCTGATCCGTCGACTCGACGCACAGGTATCGATGCGGGAGTACTAAACTTAAATGTAAAGTTTCAAAAAGACCCTTTCGAGGGTCTTTTTGTTTTACCGGCCGGGTCCCCTTCGGGGACCCGGCCGGTTTTTAGCCCGGATCACATGCTACACTTTAGGGAGTTATTTCTAACGCAATACATCCATGTTTTCATTTATTCTTTTGATCGCGCTGGTGGTCGTTTGGATCAAATTCGACCGACGCATCGAGCGCCTCGAAATGCTCTTGCGCCAGCGTGGTAATGCTCCCACTGAGCAGGTGCCAGTACCGCGTCCGATGCCGACGGCAGAAACTGCATTTACTCGCCGCCTTTCAGAAGAGGAGATCAGTGAATATGGCCCAACGATGTATGAGCCAAGTGGTCCTTCTGCGATCAGCCGTTTTATTGACTGGGTCAAGAAAGACTTCATGGTGAAGTTGGGGGCATTTCTCCTACTCCTTGCGTTCGGCTGGTTTGTGAGTTACGCGATCATGGAAGAGTGGATCGGTCCAGCAGGGCAGATCGCACTTGGTTTGCTGGCCGGAGTATTCTTTCTTGGTCTGGGTGTGTGGCGCATCGAGTCATACCGACACCAGGGAGGGATCTTCACGGTGCTTGGCGCTTCGATCGTACTCTTTACTTTGTTTGCAGCTCGTGAGATCTATGACATGTTCACGCCAGCGTCGGCACTCTTTGTGATGTTCATGGCAGTCGTGTTTGTTGCGTTTGTGAGTGTGCGGTATCAGAGTGAGAAGTTGGCACACGCTGGCCTGCTACTGGGTAGTGCAGCACCACTCTTTACTGGTGTGCTTGCTGACGCGCCGACACATTTCATGTACTTACTCATCGTGGCCCTTGGTAGCTTGTGGGTGGTCTGGAATACGGGTTGGACACGACTTATTCTTGTATCGCTCGTGGTCACGTACTTCTACAGTGTTGCATTTATGATCGATGGATTCCGAGCCGATCGCGACGTTGTCCTGCTATTCTCATTTATCTTTGTCAGTATGTACTTTGCTGCCAACATGGTCAGCTTGGTTCGTCGACATGTCGAAGGAGTGAAACATATGCTCACTCACACCCT
Above is a window of Candidatus Nomurabacteria bacterium DNA encoding:
- the secY gene encoding preprotein translocase subunit SecY, which produces MQTFLHKLKVIFTEPAIRNRVLFVLGALVVFRALASIPIPGINQAVLQEFFNNNQFFGLLNIFSGGGLTNLSIVMLGVGPFITASIIMQLLTVMSPKLKSLYTEEGEAGRARFTQYSRMLTLPLAILQGFGFLTLLQSQGVITDLTQFQMATNIILIVAGSMLLMWIGELVTEYGVGNGVSIIIFAGIVATLPSTASQLLFGYQATELPFYVGFGVVALAIIYAVVVMTEAERPVPITYAKQSRGGATYGKSQSYLPMRLNQAGVIPIIFALSIILFPQMVLNILSAIMTGEPWVETATLMVNNFMANQWAYGGVYFVLVFLFTFFYTAVTFDPDSVAKNLQRSGGFIPGIRPGGHTAEYLGNLVTRLTLVGALFLGAIAVLPVGMQIATGKPQLAIGGTAVLIVVSVVLDLIRRLDAQVSMREY
- a CDS encoding DUF2339 domain-containing protein; this encodes MFSFILLIALVVVWIKFDRRIERLEMLLRQRGNAPTEQVPVPRPMPTAETAFTRRLSEEEISEYGPTMYEPSGPSAISRFIDWVKKDFMVKLGAFLLLLAFGWFVSYAIMEEWIGPAGQIALGLLAGVFFLGLGVWRIESYRHQGGIFTVLGASIVLFTLFAAREIYDMFTPASALFVMFMAVVFVAFVSVRYQSEKLAHAGLLLGSAAPLFTGVLADAPTHFMYLLIVALGSLWVVWNTGWTRLILVSLVVTYFYSVAFMIDGFRADRDVVLLFSFIFVSMYFAANMVSLVRRHVEGVKHMLTHTLVALGTAIFLFTWIEVAVDAEWKSILYVAWAMIFAVGTYIVYSFTANKPAFYLYGATAAALIGVATAAELDGPVLTLAYLFEICVLLLAAGRLGLRARTLSRMSLLLTVPVLLSLESFGSSAWRQGVFHEDFVVLGLTMFVLGTIGLLLHAKSAEAEDEVALITAQGHLAVSGLYATALVWLILHAAVASDDLATMLSLIIYTVVGIGLFVAGTARSIDWQRLVGSILIGFVVLRLLFVEVWDMNLEGRIITFLIIGVLLISTAFLHKNRKQTDDVIVSE